In one window of Thalassophryne amazonica chromosome 9, fThaAma1.1, whole genome shotgun sequence DNA:
- the LOC117516942 gene encoding lathosterol oxidase-like: MDLVLNFADYYVFSPYVYPSSWPEDGALRQIISLLVLTNIGASILYLGLGSFSYFFIYDHRLMKHPQFLPNQVHREIKYTMSSLPWISIPTVALFFLEVRGYSKLYDSVSESALGWPGFFLSLVSFLFFTDMCIYWIHRFLHHKRIYKLFHKPHHIWKIPTPFASHAFHPVDGFMQGLPYHIYPFIFPLHKVLYLALYIFVNIWTISIHDGSYHVPGPLASLINGSAHHTDHHLFFDYNYGQYFTLWDHLGGSYRYPSALMGKGPYDLIQKLEAEGKLTTNGSLYKDE; this comes from the exons AGATCATTAGTCTTTTGGTGCTGACCAACATCGGCGCTTCAATCctttatctgggtctgggttcCTTTAGCTACTTCTTTATTTATGACCACAGGCTGATGAAACACCCTCAGTTTTTACCG AATCAGGTCCACCGGGAGATTAAATATACGATGAGCTCTCTGCCGTGGATCAGCATACCCACAGTGGCCTTGTTTTTCCTTGAAGTTCGAGGATACAGCAAACTGTACGACAGTGTCAGTGAATCTGCTTTGG GTTGGCCTGGGTTCTTTCTGAGCCTCGTTTCTTTCCTGTTTTTTACCGACATGTGTATCTACTGGATTCATCGTTTCCTACATCATAAACGTATTTACAAG TTGTTTCATAAACCACACCACATATGGAAAATTCCCACTCCATTTGCTAGCCATGCCTTTCATCCAGTTGATGGCTTCATGCAGGGACTtccataccatatctacccattcatCTTCCCCCTCCACAAAGTGCTCTACTTGGCCCTGTACATCTTTGTCAACATATGGACCATCTCTATCCACGATGGTAGCTACCACGTCCCTGGCCCTCTAGCAAGCCTAATCAATGGCTCCGCCCACCACACTGACCACCACTTGTTCTTTGACTACAACTATGGTCAGTATTTCACACTGTGGGACCATCTGGGAGGCTCCTACCGGTACCCCTCAGCCTTGATGGGGAAAGGTCCATATGATCTAATCCAGAAACTTGAAGCAGAAGGAAAGTTAACAACTAATGGGTCCTTGTACAAAGATGAGTAG